Proteins encoded by one window of Rutidosis leptorrhynchoides isolate AG116_Rl617_1_P2 chromosome 7, CSIRO_AGI_Rlap_v1, whole genome shotgun sequence:
- the LOC139858958 gene encoding uncharacterized protein: MSKHEFEDNEDNNECFYESFDRLISSTTCSSSSSSCSEYDYDCTNDNDNNDNNDDLILSDYNGVVRCLPIPKFPMGVVNNYDVWISQPSSVDERRMRLLRQMGLSRDSSSVKLGKYASAGDQVNSNTSIIRSKSADDPDQCNSNVSSNLRTKICSINSFSSPVADTTADTDTVLMTTVSDNSNTVHSTNDIMLNKPPEIVKSECIESNLNLDAICNDGEVIVDDAVCTIIKNLDNGKEFVVDEVREDGMWGKLKEVGTGRRLTMEEFEMCVGRSPIVQELMRRQNVEAGNDVSSPDMNSGGNESKLKKKGGWLKSIKNVASSVAGYRERRSSDERDTSSEKGGRRSSSATDDSQDVPFHGPEKVRVRHYGKSSKDLTGLYKTQEIQAHNGSIWSIKFSLDGKYLASAGEDCLIHVWKVVSSDRKGDLLLDKQEDVNLNVLLLPNGSPEPGLASPNLDSQIEKKKRGRLSISRKSTSLDHIVVPETVFGLSEKPFCSFEGHLNDVLDLSWSKSQHLLSSSMDKTVRLWELSTKSCLKIFSHNDYVTCIQFNPVDDRYFISGSLDAKVRIWSIPDHQVVDWNDMHEMVTAACYTPDGQAALVGSYKGNCCLYNTTENKLQQKSQINLQNKKKSRHKKITGFQFAPGTTSEVLITSADSRVRVVDGVDLVHKFKGFRNTNRQISASVTSNGRYVVCASEDSQVYVWKHEGDSRASRNKGVTVSHSYEHFHCHNVSVAIPWPGKTDTSWGSQNGLSTEPNRFSGDHFDDVAVVNHPPTPEDQVHGKCTNSSPFHGIISSASNGYFFDRFSATWPEEKLVSATKNPSRHTSVDYTNGSTHGKSGWGMVIVTAGLHGEIRIFQNFGLPVRL; this comes from the exons ATGAGCAAACACGAATTCGAAGATAACGAAGATAACAACGAGTGTTTCTACGAGTCCTTTGATCGATTGATTTCTTCAACTACTtgctcatcttcttcatcatcatgttCAGAATACGATTATGACtgcactaatgataatgataataatgacaataatgatGATTTGATTTTAAGTGATTATAATGGCGTGGTACGTTGTTTACCTATTCCTAAATTTCCAATGGGCGTTGTGAATAATTATGATGTTTGGATCTCGCAACCGTCTTCGGTTGACGAACGTCGTATGCGGTTGCTTCGACAGATGGGCCTCAGTCGTGATTCGTCATCAGTTAAGTTAGGGAAGTATGCTTCAGCTGGTGATCAGGTTAATTCTAACACTAGCATTATTCGTTCGAAATCTGCTGATGATCCTGATCAGTGTAATTCTAATGTTAGTTCGAACTTGCGTACCAAAATTTGTTCCATTAATTCGTTTTCTTCGCCTGTGGCTGATACTACTGCTGATACTGATACTGTACTAATGACTACTGTAAGTGATAACAGTAACACGGTTCATAGTACTAATGATATTATGCTCAATAAGCCGCCCGAGATAGTTAAGAGTGAGTGTATTGAGAGTAATTTGAATTTGGATGCTATTTGTAATGATGGTGAAGTGATTGTTGATGATGCAGTGTGTACAATCATTAAGAATCTTGATAATGGGAAGGAGTTTGTGGTTGATGAGGTAAGAGAGGATGGAATGTGGGGGAAGTTAAAGGAAGTTGGGACAGGCAGGCGGTTAACAATGGAAGAATTTGAAATGTGTGTTGGACGTTCGCCTATTGTACAAGAGTTGATGAGAAGGCAAAATGTGGAGGCTGGTAATGATGTTTCTTCACCTGATATGAACAGCGGTGGGAatgaatctaaactgaaaaagAAAGGTGGGTGGTTGAAGAGTATCAAGAATGTAGCGAGTTCGGTTGCAGGGTATAGGGAGAGACGAAGTAGTGATGAGAGAGATACATCGTCGGAAAAAGGTGGAAGGAGGTCTAGTTCTGCTACGGATGATAGTCAAGATGTTCCTTTTCATGGGCCGGAAAAAGTACGTGTTAGACATTATGGGAAATCTTCTAAAGATCTAACGGGTCTTTATAAAACCCAGGAGATACAGGCTCATAATGGATCTATCTGGTCCATTAAGTTTAGTTTAGATGGTAAGTATCTTGCTAGTGCTGGTGAGGATTGTCTCATTCATGTATGGAAAGTGGTTTCCTCAGATAGAAAAGGTGATCTTTTACTTGATAAGCAAGAAGATGTAAATTTGAATGTGTTATTGCTGCCAAATGGGTCACCGGAACCAGGTTTGGCATCACCGAATTTGGATAGCCAAATTGAGAAGAAGAAAAGAGGAAGGTTATCGATAAGCCGAAAGTCCACTAGTTTGGACCATATTGTGGTACCAGAGACCGTGTTTGGACTCTCAGAAAAACCGTTTTGTTCCTTCGAAGGACATCTGAATGATGTGCTTGACTTATCCTGGTCCAAATCCCAG CATTTGCTTTCATCATCGATGGACAAAACAGTGCGGTTGTGGGAGTTGTCTACCAAGTCAtgtttgaagatattttcacacaACGACTACG TAACTTGCATCCAGTTCAATCCTGTTGATGATAGATACTTCATCAGTGGATCACTTGATGCTAAAGTTCGCATATGGAGCATTCCCGATCATCAAGTGGTTGATTGGAACGATATGCATGAGATGGTCACTGCTGCCTGCTATACACCAGATGGTCAG GCCGCACTAGTTGGTTCGTACAAAGGGAACTGCTGTTTATATAACACAACTG AAAATAAGTTACAGCAAAAAAGTCAGATCAATTTGCAGAACAAAAAGAAATCCCGTCATAAAAAGATTACTGGGTTTCAG TTTGCTCCAGGTACGACATCAGAAGTGCTCATTACATCTGCAGACTCGCGAGTTCGTGTTGTTGATGGTGTTGACTTGGTTCATAAATTCAAAG GATTTCGAAACACAAACAGACAAATCTCAGCTTCTGTGACGTCAAACGGGAGATACGTGGTTTGTGCGAGTGAAGATTCTCAAGTTTATGTATGGAAACACGAAGGTGATTCCCGAGCTAGCAGAAACAAAGGTGTTACCGTTAGTCATTCATACGAGCATTTCCACTGTCATAATGTATCAGTAGCCATTCCATGGCCCGGTAAAACCGACACTTCTTGGGGTTCCCAAAACGGGCTTTCCACGGAACCGAATAGGTTCAGTGGGGACCACTTTGATGACGTGGCGGTGGTAAACCATCCTCCAACACCTGaagatcaagttcacggtaaatgTACTAACAGTAGCCCCTTTCATGGAATTATTTCTAGTGCAAGTAACGGCTACTTTTTTGATCGGTTTTCCGCCACATGGCCCGAGGAAAAACTTGTTTCGGCTACCAAGAACCCAAGTCGACATACAAGTGTAGATTATACAAACGGGTCGACCCATGGTAAGTCGGGATGGGGTATGGTGATTGTGACAGCTGGCCTTCATGGGGAAATCAGGATATTCCAGAATTTTGGATTACCTGTTCGATTATAG
- the LOC139857477 gene encoding protochlorophyllide reductase, chloroplastic-like yields MALQATSSFSIHKEASLKDSSLFGVPLSTHLKVDFTSSKTRKEYSQRGALKIQAVATTDPAVKNASPDGKKTLRKGTVIITGASSGLGLATAKSLAETGKWHVIMACRDFLKAERAAKSVGMAKENYTVMHLDLSSFDSVRQFVGNFKQSGQSLDVLVCNAAVYLPTAKEPTYTADGFELSVGTNHLGHFLLARLLLDDLKQSDYPSKRLIIVGSITGNTNTLAGNVPPKANLGDMRGLAGGLNGLNSSSMIDGGDFDGAKAYKDSKVCNMLMMQEFHRRYHEETGITFASLYPGCIATTGLFREHIPLFRLLFPPFQKYITKGYVSEDESGKRLAQVVSDPSLTKSGVYWSWNNNSASFENQLSEEASDVSKARKVWDISEKLVGLA; encoded by the exons ATGGCCCTTCAAGCTACATCTTCTTTCTCCATCCACAAAGAG GCATCTTTGAAGGATTCTAGCCTATTTGGAGTACCATTATCAACTCATCTTAAAGTTGACTTCACATCATCAAAAACCAGG AAGGAATATAGCCAAAGGGGTGCACTCAAAATACAAGCTGTAGCCACAACAGACCCTGCAGTTAAAAATGCATCACCAGACGGTAAAAAAACTTTACGAAAGGGAACGGTCATTATAACCGGAGCTTCATCAGGTTTAGGGCTAGCAACAGCAAAATCGTTAGCCGAAACCGGAAAATGGCACGTGATTATGGCTTGCAGAGACTTTTTAAAGGCCGAACGAGCAGCAAAATCAGTTGGAATGGCGAAAGAAAATTACACAGTGATGCATTTAGATCTTTCATCATTTGATAGTGTTAGACAATTTGTTGGAAATTTTAAACAATCGGGTCAATCACTCGATGTGTTGGTTTGTAATGCTGCGGTTTATTTACCTACGGCTAAAGAGCCGACTTATACGGCTGATGGGTTCGAACTTAGTGTTGGGACTAATCATCTTGGTCACTTTTTGCTTGCGAGATTGTTGCTTGATGATTTGAAGCAGTCGGACTATCCGTCTAAAAGACTCATAATTGTTGGTTCAATCACag GTAACACAAATACATTGGCCGGGAATGTACCTCCAAAGGCTAACCTAGGGGACATGAGGGGTTTAGCGGGCGGTTTGAACGGGCTCAACAGCTCAAGCATGATTGATGGTGGAGATTTCGATGGTGCAAAAGCATATAAAGACAGCAAGGTGTGCAACATGCTTATGATGCAAGAATTCCATCGTCGTTATCATGAAGAAACTGGCATCACATTTGCATCTCTATACCCTGGTTGTATTGCAACAACAGGCTTATTTAGAGAACATATTCCACTTTTTAGACTTTTATTTCCCCCATTCCAAAAGTACATCACCAAAGGTTACGTTTCCGAGGATGAATCCGGCAAACGACTTGCTCAG GTTGTGAGTGATCCAAGTTTGACGAAATCTGGAGTTTATTGGAGCTGGAACAACAACTCGGCTTCGTTCGAGAACCAGTTGTCAGAAGAAGCTAGCGATGTCTCCAAAGCTCGTAAAGTTTGGGACATAAGCGAGAAACTTGTCGGGCTGGCTTAA